The Dehalobacter sp. DCM sequence GGCGATGAACATGCCGTAAAGAGCCACACTCAAGGCGCTGATGATCCGAGGAGGCAGCAAACCGCCGGATAGAACGCCCAGTAATGTGCCCAGAACCCATCCGCTTATCGAAATAGTCATCAACCCATAATTATAATACGGATTCAATTTCCCCTCACGAACCACAGAAACACCAAAAATTTCATCGGTGATACCAAACGCCACAAATAAGCGATGCGCAAATGCCGTTTTCGGATCGAATTTTTGAGCCAGTGAAAACGACATCAAGCAATAACGGATGTTGATCACCAATTGGGTGATGGCCATTTCAATATAGGATGAAGAAGTACTTATTAATGCCAGAGAAGCGAATTGACCCGCCGAGGTCAGATTAGTAGCTGACATAATAACCGCCTGTGACGATGTAAGCCCAGAACTCTTGGCCATAATGCCAAATGTAAAGGAAACAGCGATGTAACCAAGGCATATCGGGATTCCGTCTTTTATGCCGTTTGTCCACGCTTTCCTTTGTGATGATTTCTTGTTCATGATGTATGAGTCCTTTTCGATAGATGATGCATTGTCTACCCCATTATACAAAAACAAAAGTGAAGCAGTAAAGGTCCTGCCTATACTGCTCCACAGAATATACCCCAAAAAAACATATTTTTTGTTTAGAGTGCAGCAATGACCGCCTCACCCATTTCCCTCGTTCCAAGAATCTGGTCGCCGGGTTTAGCCAGATCGGCTGTACGATATCCTTGTTCTAATACCCTTGCTACTGCATTTTCAATGCGATCGGCTTCGTGATTCAAATCAAAGGTATAGCGCAGCATCATGGCTGCTGACAGAATCGTCGCCAAGGGATTGGCTTTGTTTTGTCCGGCTATATCCGGAGCGGAGCCATGGGCCGGTTCATACAGACCCTTTTTACCGTTCATACTGGCGGAAGCCAGCATACCGATGGAACCCCCGAGCATTGACGCCAAATCGGTCAGAATATCGCCGAACATATTCTCCGTGACAATCACATCAAATTGCTCAGGATAACGAACGAGCTGCATGGCCGCGTTGTCAACATACATGTGGGTCAA is a genomic window containing:
- a CDS encoding AzlC family ABC transporter permease, which gives rise to MNKKSSQRKAWTNGIKDGIPICLGYIAVSFTFGIMAKSSGLTSSQAVIMSATNLTSAGQFASLALISTSSSYIEMAITQLVINIRYCLMSFSLAQKFDPKTAFAHRLFVAFGITDEIFGVSVVREGKLNPYYNYGLMTISISGWVLGTLLGVLSGGLLPPRIISALSVALYGMFIAIIVPPARGNKVLTGIIIFSMGLSFLFTKVSILSPISSGTKIIVLTLLIAGAAALLFPIKEGTDER